One stretch of Priestia megaterium DNA includes these proteins:
- a CDS encoding DUF3973 domain-containing protein: protein MYYCVTCCRLQNENVIKSKLFENEVYIDPSLGEKIPLGMCVCT from the coding sequence ATGTACTATTGCGTTACTTGCTGCAGATTGCAAAATGAAAATGTTATTAAGAGTAAGCTGTTTGAAAATGAAGTCTATATAGATCCATCTTTAGGAGAAAAAATCCCTTTAGGTATGTGTGTGTGCACATAA
- a CDS encoding YvaD family protein, giving the protein MKYLKPFFLVTDIGFIIYWIVTYFQLIPQSAAFKDYNNPIIIAWNWSFFPLDILISFTGLFSLYLYKLNKESWKGYALISLVLTFCSGLQAIAYWAFIKDFDFTWWAFNLYLMIYPLFFIKLFIKDNSNQKKHLSR; this is encoded by the coding sequence ATGAAATATTTAAAACCTTTTTTTCTTGTCACCGATATAGGATTTATTATCTATTGGATTGTTACTTATTTTCAGCTTATACCTCAAAGTGCAGCTTTTAAAGATTATAATAATCCCATAATCATAGCTTGGAACTGGTCGTTCTTCCCTCTAGATATTCTTATTTCATTCACTGGCTTATTTAGTCTATATTTATACAAGCTAAATAAGGAATCATGGAAGGGATACGCTTTAATTTCTCTGGTTTTAACATTTTGCTCAGGGCTACAAGCTATTGCGTATTGGGCATTTATTAAAGATTTCGATTTCACATGGTGGGCTTTTAATTTGTACTTGATGATTTATCCTCTATTCTTTATAAAACTATTTATAAAAGATAACAGTAATCAAAAAAAGCACCTTTCCAGGTAA
- a CDS encoding DUF3231 family protein has translation MGILSGNPTDEPMHYGEVFGTWSFLSASKGLVAGYQTFLNHVGDKDLHKLVQETIEQCQQEMKGVEKLLKENGVALPPTPPERPEACLDDIPVGARVQDPEVAAAISLDIAAGLVACSQLIGQSIREDIAAMFGQIHMQKVALGGKFLRLNKEKGWLVPPPLHKSKNTDC, from the coding sequence ATGGGTATTTTAAGTGGAAATCCTACAGATGAACCGATGCATTACGGTGAAGTGTTTGGAACATGGTCGTTTCTTTCTGCTTCAAAAGGATTAGTAGCTGGTTATCAAACGTTTCTAAATCATGTAGGAGACAAGGATCTACATAAGTTGGTACAAGAAACGATTGAACAATGTCAGCAGGAAATGAAAGGTGTAGAAAAGCTATTAAAAGAAAATGGAGTAGCTTTACCTCCAACTCCGCCTGAACGTCCAGAAGCTTGTTTAGATGATATTCCAGTAGGTGCACGTGTTCAAGATCCCGAAGTTGCTGCGGCTATTTCACTGGATATAGCTGCTGGTCTAGTTGCTTGTAGTCAACTGATTGGCCAATCTATTCGTGAAGATATTGCAGCAATGTTTGGTCAAATTCACATGCAAAAAGTAGCTCTTGGTGGAAAGTTTTTGCGACTTAACAAAGAAAAAGGCTGGTTAGTTCCACCACCTCTTCACAAGTCAAAAAACACGGATTGTTGA
- a CDS encoding MEDS domain-containing protein produces MKNQFAQLIENNESVHIYYNIDDMRRYLDNLVSYIVSGIEQERHTLVIESERLIPLIFKRLEGILTKDQLTYIHTINNFDYYCSSGSFQPAIIFEHLSKYLDPFYKNNRSFQIWAHVEWGQQEGIIPILEEFENEADKLVNKGGLYLVCAYDEERVPEVLKLALMKCHPYLILENKITPSNLYVMTDAV; encoded by the coding sequence TTGAAAAATCAGTTTGCTCAATTGATAGAGAATAATGAAAGCGTTCATATTTACTATAATATTGACGATATGAGAAGGTACTTAGACAATCTTGTGTCTTATATTGTTTCGGGGATTGAACAGGAGAGACATACCTTAGTTATAGAAAGTGAAAGACTAATTCCGCTGATTTTCAAAAGATTAGAGGGAATTCTAACTAAAGACCAATTAACATATATACATACCATTAATAATTTTGATTATTACTGTTCAAGTGGAAGTTTTCAGCCTGCTATAATTTTTGAACATCTTTCTAAATACTTAGATCCTTTCTATAAAAACAATAGGTCTTTTCAAATATGGGCTCATGTAGAATGGGGGCAGCAAGAAGGAATCATACCTATTTTAGAAGAGTTTGAAAATGAGGCAGATAAATTAGTAAATAAAGGCGGATTATATCTAGTATGCGCGTATGATGAAGAGAGAGTACCAGAAGTTCTTAAACTTGCTTTAATGAAATGTCATCCATACTTAATTTTAGAAAACAAAATTACTCCATCCAATTTATATGTAATGACAGATGCAGTGTAA
- a CDS encoding manganese efflux pump, with translation MEWLFILGFALSSSIDNFGVGISYGVRKIRIKWLSNLLIAAICFLFSMVGIMFGRWISTILPGVFHVVVAVVLLTLIGIRIILLVVSQRNNGSDELDSSGQENVRYVGWIESSVLGVALSANALTNGLGAGLLGLSPLAISLTSAFGSFITVWLGVMVGKKAANVQIGKFTLGQFGTLISGITILIVAFTQIF, from the coding sequence ATGGAATGGTTATTCATATTAGGTTTTGCACTATCATCAAGTATAGATAACTTTGGTGTAGGAATATCATATGGAGTTCGAAAGATAAGGATAAAATGGCTTTCTAATTTACTGATAGCAGCTATTTGTTTCCTCTTTAGCATGGTGGGGATTATGTTTGGCAGGTGGATTTCAACAATCTTGCCAGGAGTGTTCCATGTTGTTGTAGCCGTCGTATTATTAACGCTAATTGGGATTCGCATTATTTTATTAGTTGTATCCCAAAGAAATAACGGAAGTGATGAATTAGATAGTAGTGGTCAAGAAAACGTACGATATGTTGGGTGGATCGAAAGCAGTGTCCTAGGTGTTGCACTTTCAGCAAATGCACTTACAAACGGTCTAGGAGCGGGTTTACTTGGTTTATCACCTTTAGCTATTTCGCTTACATCAGCATTTGGCAGTTTTATAACAGTATGGCTAGGAGTAATGGTGGGGAAAAAAGCAGCAAATGTTCAAATTGGGAAATTTACATTAGGGCAATTTGGAACGTTAATAAGTGGGATTACGATTTTAATTGTAGCTTTTACTCAAATATTTTAA
- a CDS encoding DUF4288 domain-containing protein translates to MKTNSSEELDVPWYGVKVLYKYLVVGKPNIEKIDENYEEHQIFEESILLIKAQSFDQAYEVAEKKAKECEDSYTNVYDQTVNFQLIKSLDAFLLCEEDELPSGTEVYSRFLHIPKEESLANVLSRHYPEVMENETERIRKNFILRNRDFN, encoded by the coding sequence ATGAAAACAAATAGTAGCGAAGAGTTAGACGTCCCATGGTATGGCGTAAAGGTTCTTTATAAGTACTTAGTAGTGGGTAAACCTAATATAGAAAAGATTGACGAAAATTATGAAGAACATCAGATATTTGAAGAAAGTATTTTATTAATTAAAGCCCAATCATTTGATCAAGCCTATGAAGTTGCAGAAAAGAAAGCAAAAGAATGTGAAGACAGCTATACCAACGTTTATGATCAGACTGTGAATTTCCAATTGATTAAGAGTTTAGATGCCTTCCTCTTATGTGAAGAAGATGAGTTACCAAGTGGTACGGAAGTATATTCACGTTTTTTACATATACCTAAAGAAGAAAGTTTAGCTAATGTCTTATCTAGGCACTATCCAGAAGTTATGGAAAATGAAACAGAGCGGATACGAAAAAACTTCATTTTAAGGAATAGAGATTTTAATTGA
- a CDS encoding winged helix-turn-helix transcriptional regulator, which translates to MRNQKVGFNYPPTKIGCPVETTLDVIGGKWKGIILYHLIDGKKRFNEFRKLYPAITQRMLTLQLRELEKDGIVHREIYKEIPPKVEYSLTEFGRSLEPIILLMKDWGETHKNRIISARTIEKEEI; encoded by the coding sequence ATGAGAAACCAAAAAGTAGGATTTAATTATCCCCCCACTAAAATCGGGTGCCCGGTCGAAACCACATTAGACGTAATAGGAGGAAAATGGAAAGGGATTATACTTTATCATCTTATTGATGGAAAGAAACGTTTTAATGAGTTCCGAAAACTGTATCCTGCCATTACACAGCGGATGCTGACCTTACAATTAAGAGAATTAGAAAAAGACGGGATTGTCCATCGTGAAATCTATAAAGAAATCCCTCCAAAAGTAGAGTACTCCCTAACCGAATTTGGAAGATCTCTCGAACCAATCATTTTACTTATGAAAGATTGGGGAGAAACGCATAAGAACAGAATCATTAGTGCGAGAACAATAGAAAAAGAAGAAATTTAA
- a CDS encoding YfiT family bacillithiol transferase, translated as MFNQYPIGKFTVKEDIQKEDIQNWIHDIEDAPKQLADAVKGLTSEQLATPYREGGWTLSQVVHHLADSHMNAYTRFKLGLTEQEPTIKAYDEVAWSNLPDNELPIEISLQLFSALHKRLHKVLNSLDEINLKRTIHHPENGEVTIEQLIATYAWHGKHHIAHITTLSNQKGW; from the coding sequence ATGTTTAATCAATATCCGATTGGGAAATTTACGGTGAAAGAAGATATTCAAAAAGAGGATATTCAAAATTGGATTCATGACATTGAAGATGCACCAAAGCAATTAGCTGATGCTGTAAAAGGACTAACGAGTGAGCAGTTAGCTACGCCTTATCGAGAAGGCGGTTGGACATTAAGTCAAGTTGTCCATCATTTAGCTGACTCCCATATGAATGCTTATACCCGTTTTAAATTAGGGTTAACAGAGCAAGAGCCTACTATTAAGGCATATGATGAAGTGGCTTGGTCGAATCTTCCTGATAATGAGTTACCGATAGAAATTTCTCTCCAACTTTTTTCAGCTTTACATAAGCGGCTTCATAAAGTGTTAAACTCACTTGATGAAATAAATTTAAAGAGAACGATCCACCATCCTGAAAACGGGGAAGTGACGATTGAGCAATTAATAGCCACTTACGCTTGGCATGGAAAGCATCATATTGCTCATATTACCACATTAAGCAATCAAAAAGGATGGTAG
- a CDS encoding glycoside hydrolase family 32 protein has product MKTLRNQHQEKILKAMESVLNEQESVNQNHWRLQYHVSTPAYWMNDPNGFSFYKGEYHLFYQHHPYSPKWGPMYWGHIKSKDLTYWEHLPIALAPSEEYDQDGCFSGSAIEKDGKLYAMYTGNVWTGDNYDTDLRQVQCLAVSEDGVHFNKVPQNPVIDSVPEGDIHPYHFRDPKVWKKGEYYYCVLGSRTKDHEGQVLLYRSKDLMKWEFINIMAKSQGDLGFMWECPDLFSLDGRDVLVMSPQGVKPEGNLYHNLHQAGYVKRKLDYKTGLLQHEDFQLLDYGFDFYAPQTTEDEHGRRIMIAWMAMWESSMPEQKHNWAGAMTIPRELSTKHGDIISKPISELKQLRQHHVQYKNITVNGEQELAGISGDCYELEVKINVKAASQFGIKLRTDNETHQETLLTYDRLESLFIFNRDKSGEGDGGVRKVSVQLNDNHLHLHLFVDKSSIEVFINEGEKVMTGRIYPGDNAKGICFFADQEIELITLNKWNLGKAVSPLIFKG; this is encoded by the coding sequence TTGAAAACATTAAGAAATCAACATCAAGAAAAAATCTTAAAGGCAATGGAATCTGTGCTAAACGAGCAGGAGTCTGTTAATCAGAATCATTGGCGACTACAATATCATGTGTCTACACCAGCATACTGGATGAATGACCCAAACGGATTCAGCTTTTATAAAGGTGAGTATCATTTGTTTTATCAACATCATCCTTACTCTCCCAAGTGGGGGCCAATGTATTGGGGGCATATAAAAAGTAAGGATCTTACTTACTGGGAACACCTTCCTATCGCTCTTGCTCCGAGTGAAGAATACGATCAGGATGGATGTTTTTCAGGAAGTGCAATTGAAAAAGACGGAAAGCTTTATGCAATGTACACAGGGAATGTGTGGACAGGGGATAACTATGATACAGATTTGAGACAGGTTCAGTGTCTTGCTGTAAGCGAAGACGGCGTTCATTTTAATAAAGTGCCTCAAAATCCAGTTATTGATTCAGTGCCTGAAGGGGATATTCACCCTTATCATTTTAGGGATCCAAAAGTATGGAAAAAGGGTGAATATTATTATTGCGTTCTTGGATCACGCACAAAGGATCATGAGGGCCAAGTTCTTTTGTATCGTTCAAAGGATCTGATGAAATGGGAGTTTATAAATATAATGGCCAAAAGTCAAGGAGATCTTGGTTTTATGTGGGAGTGTCCGGATCTTTTTAGTCTCGATGGACGGGACGTGCTTGTCATGTCGCCTCAAGGGGTAAAACCAGAAGGGAATCTCTATCATAACTTACATCAGGCTGGATATGTAAAAAGGAAATTAGACTATAAAACAGGGCTGCTTCAACACGAAGACTTTCAGCTTTTGGACTACGGGTTTGACTTTTATGCTCCTCAAACAACAGAAGATGAACATGGTAGACGAATTATGATAGCGTGGATGGCTATGTGGGAAAGCAGCATGCCTGAACAAAAACACAATTGGGCAGGAGCAATGACTATTCCGCGTGAGCTTTCTACTAAACACGGGGATATAATTAGTAAACCAATTTCAGAGCTTAAGCAGCTTCGTCAACATCACGTACAGTATAAAAATATCACGGTTAACGGAGAACAAGAACTTGCAGGTATTTCAGGTGATTGTTACGAACTTGAAGTGAAAATTAACGTAAAAGCTGCTTCACAATTCGGAATAAAATTGAGAACAGATAATGAAACTCACCAGGAAACTCTCTTAACTTATGATAGGCTAGAAAGTTTGTTTATCTTTAATCGTGATAAATCAGGTGAAGGTGATGGGGGAGTAAGAAAAGTATCTGTTCAATTGAATGATAATCACTTGCATCTTCATCTGTTTGTTGATAAATCGTCCATTGAAGTTTTTATTAATGAAGGCGAGAAAGTGATGACAGGCAGAATCTATCCTGGAGACAATGCAAAAGGTATTTGTTTCTTTGCAGATCAAGAAATTGAATTGATTACCTTAAATAAATGGAACTTAGGAAAAGCCGTTTCCCCACTGATTTTTAAAGGCTAA
- a CDS encoding ankyrin repeat domain-containing protein, translating into MEYIDQITNAAVNGKSEEIRALLNKKPSLLNALNLDGWTPLHLACYFGQVDSAKLLLSLGADIHIKAKNSNENMPLHAAVANKQIQAVDLLLTKGADVNAKQSGGWTSLHEASLLGDENMIKLLIEKGADIEIQKDDGKTPLEVAIEKKQDSVVHLLTQYLNNKV; encoded by the coding sequence ATGGAATATATTGATCAAATAACAAATGCTGCAGTTAATGGAAAGAGTGAAGAGATAAGAGCTCTATTAAATAAAAAGCCGTCTTTACTTAACGCTCTTAATTTAGATGGATGGACGCCTTTACACTTAGCTTGTTATTTTGGGCAAGTGGATAGCGCCAAGTTATTGTTATCGTTAGGGGCAGATATTCATATTAAGGCTAAAAATTCGAATGAAAACATGCCTCTTCATGCAGCAGTAGCAAATAAACAAATTCAAGCTGTAGACTTGTTACTTACAAAAGGTGCAGATGTAAATGCAAAACAAAGCGGTGGATGGACGAGTCTTCATGAGGCCTCGTTGCTAGGAGATGAAAATATGATTAAACTTCTCATAGAAAAAGGTGCAGATATCGAGATACAAAAAGATGATGGTAAAACACCTTTAGAGGTTGCAATAGAGAAAAAACAAGACAGTGTAGTTCATTTACTTACTCAGTATTTAAATAATAAAGTTTAA
- a CDS encoding DUF1292 domain-containing protein: MSSRERDLITIEDEKGIEKQYAVEALFDMRNQTYALLQSNGEALLMRVEDEKGEQYLVGLTDPEERDSILDAYQIAVEATPADEEFR; encoded by the coding sequence GTGAGCAGTAGGGAAAGAGATCTTATAACCATTGAAGATGAAAAAGGTATTGAAAAACAATATGCAGTTGAGGCTTTATTTGATATGAGAAATCAGACTTATGCTTTGCTGCAATCAAACGGGGAAGCGCTGTTGATGCGCGTTGAAGATGAAAAGGGTGAACAATATCTTGTTGGATTGACCGATCCTGAGGAACGTGACTCCATTTTAGATGCTTATCAAATCGCTGTAGAAGCTACGCCTGCTGACGAAGAATTTCGCTAA
- a CDS encoding DUF1232 domain-containing protein, producing the protein MSNTQNDQSLGLLLRSLLKENTLSMRKLSSLTGIDTATISRIINGKQQANLHHLKQFAHYLNTPLEALIDPAGSASNNQENELETGIHYSIDKIQEILKSFNVVDTNFTIERVEQELTKYKQYAQTDEGHRMICNNFQTKIEQVGSVGTFIDQLKQMYLEYCDEKTSAAKRSILGSALLYFILPTDIIPDYVFPIGYLDDAIAVQLVMNQLTE; encoded by the coding sequence ATGTCTAACACCCAAAACGATCAAAGCCTTGGTTTGTTATTAAGGTCTTTATTAAAGGAAAATACTCTATCTATGCGGAAACTTAGCTCACTTACGGGGATTGATACGGCAACTATTTCACGGATTATAAATGGAAAACAGCAAGCAAACCTACATCATTTGAAACAATTTGCGCACTATTTAAATACTCCTCTTGAAGCATTAATTGACCCTGCTGGATCTGCTTCAAACAATCAAGAAAATGAATTAGAAACAGGCATTCATTACTCCATTGATAAAATTCAAGAAATACTTAAATCTTTTAATGTAGTAGATACAAACTTTACGATTGAACGTGTCGAACAAGAACTAACAAAATATAAGCAATATGCACAGACAGACGAAGGACACAGGATGATTTGTAATAATTTTCAAACCAAAATAGAGCAAGTCGGCAGCGTCGGAACCTTTATTGATCAATTAAAGCAAATGTATCTTGAATATTGTGATGAAAAAACCTCAGCTGCCAAGCGCTCGATATTGGGAAGTGCGCTATTGTATTTTATTTTGCCTACCGATATTATCCCAGACTATGTCTTTCCAATCGGCTATTTAGACGATGCAATAGCTGTACAACTGGTAATGAATCAACTTACGGAATAA
- a CDS encoding alpha-amylase family glycosyl hydrolase: protein MESKSDVNHPKRDWYIWRNGREDGTPPNNWKFIFGGSCWEYDEQTGQYYLHAFSKKQPDLNWENPDLRNAVHKMVTWWLDKGISGFRVDAITFIKKRQDFEDIFADSHDGMNVIETNQQGIHEFLSELSKEAFTSHDILTVAEAPGVSHKELPIYAGEDGHFSMLFEFDHVDLDVGKGGKWYEPYNWNLLDFKKAISDSQTFYNNTGWGALYLENHDQPRSLNKFIKPEDIGPIPAKMLATVYFLLKGTPFIYQGQEIGMTNVEYPSIEHYNDLASIDQYYSALKEGFSKEEALAAIWRRSRDNSRTPMQWNHSEYAGFSQGTPWLEINPNYSSINVENALKDRNSLFYFYKNLISLRKSSPYSDVIAFGKYEDMFKDSLQIMAYTREFNDKKIAVIANFDNKELTLNLDFNIKKVILSNYDHLELHLNQIKLRPYESIVCEIDLSF from the coding sequence ATAGAATCAAAAAGTGATGTAAATCATCCTAAAAGAGATTGGTATATTTGGAGAAACGGAAGAGAAGACGGGACTCCGCCTAACAATTGGAAATTTATTTTTGGCGGTTCGTGCTGGGAGTATGATGAGCAAACCGGACAGTATTATCTTCATGCATTTTCTAAAAAACAGCCTGATCTTAATTGGGAAAACCCTGATCTTCGAAATGCCGTCCATAAAATGGTCACATGGTGGTTAGATAAAGGAATTAGCGGCTTTAGAGTAGATGCCATTACATTTATAAAAAAACGACAAGACTTTGAGGATATATTTGCTGATTCGCATGATGGAATGAATGTAATTGAAACAAATCAACAAGGCATTCATGAATTTTTAAGTGAACTAAGTAAAGAAGCTTTTACTTCACATGATATCTTAACCGTGGCAGAAGCACCTGGGGTATCACACAAAGAACTGCCTATTTATGCGGGAGAAGACGGGCATTTTAGTATGCTTTTTGAGTTCGATCATGTCGATCTAGATGTAGGAAAAGGAGGAAAATGGTATGAACCGTATAATTGGAATCTACTTGATTTCAAAAAAGCCATTTCTGACAGTCAAACGTTCTATAACAACACAGGGTGGGGAGCGCTTTATTTAGAAAACCATGACCAGCCTCGTTCTTTAAACAAATTTATTAAACCAGAAGATATAGGGCCTATTCCAGCTAAAATGTTAGCTACCGTCTATTTCTTATTAAAAGGGACGCCATTTATCTATCAAGGGCAAGAAATTGGAATGACAAATGTAGAGTATCCATCAATTGAGCATTACAATGACTTAGCTTCAATCGATCAATATTACTCTGCGCTGAAAGAAGGATTCTCAAAAGAGGAAGCATTAGCAGCGATTTGGAGACGCAGTCGTGATAATTCTCGAACACCTATGCAGTGGAATCATTCTGAATATGCAGGGTTTAGCCAAGGCACACCGTGGTTAGAGATAAATCCTAATTACTCTTCTATTAACGTCGAGAATGCTTTAAAAGATCGTAATTCTTTATTTTATTTCTATAAAAATTTAATTAGTTTAAGAAAAAGCAGTCCATATTCAGATGTTATTGCTTTTGGTAAATACGAAGACATGTTTAAAGATAGCCTACAAATCATGGCCTACACGAGAGAGTTTAACGATAAAAAAATAGCGGTGATTGCTAACTTTGATAATAAAGAGTTAACTCTAAACTTAGATTTTAATATTAAAAAGGTTATTTTATCGAACTATGATCATTTAGAATTACACCTAAATCAGATAAAATTACGACCTTACGAGTCCATTGTTTGTGAAATCGATTTATCATTTTAA
- a CDS encoding alpha/beta-type small acid-soluble spore protein: protein MSNNSGNNNDLLVRGAEQAIDQMKYEIASEFGVNLGAEATARANGSVGGEITKRLVATAQQQLAGGVSGQSGTSR, encoded by the coding sequence ATGTCAAACAACAGTGGTAATAACAATGATTTATTAGTACGTGGTGCTGAACAAGCAATCGATCAAATGAAATATGAAATCGCTAGCGAGTTTGGTGTAAACCTAGGTGCTGAAGCGACTGCACGCGCAAATGGATCAGTAGGTGGCGAAATCACAAAACGTCTTGTAGCAACAGCTCAGCAACAATTAGCTGGTGGCGTTTCAGGACAATCAGGTACTTCTCGTTAA
- a CDS encoding general stress protein, producing the protein MTKNVIGTYDNEEAIVTAIQNLKTQGFQEKDLSLVTSKDIDKEDYSGVESREGIDVKKVETTAQNHHDESIMDKIKHMFSPDHPKETHRDKARVEKRLINLGVPLTEAGPYADDLQKGKVLLLVRANRETKTNQFLGNREDSPFARGDSVYDKSLYGEHRKHE; encoded by the coding sequence ATGACAAAAAATGTGATAGGCACGTATGATAATGAAGAAGCTATTGTAACGGCTATTCAAAACTTAAAAACACAAGGTTTTCAAGAGAAGGATCTTTCTCTTGTAACCAGCAAAGATATCGATAAAGAGGACTATTCGGGCGTAGAAAGCAGAGAGGGCATTGACGTAAAGAAAGTTGAAACCACAGCACAAAATCATCACGATGAGTCGATTATGGATAAAATTAAACATATGTTTTCACCAGATCACCCTAAAGAGACTCATAGGGATAAAGCAAGAGTAGAAAAGCGTTTAATTAACTTAGGTGTCCCTCTTACAGAAGCGGGACCTTATGCAGATGATCTGCAAAAAGGAAAAGTATTATTGCTAGTAAGAGCTAATAGAGAGACAAAAACAAATCAGTTCTTAGGAAATAGAGAAGATTCTCCTTTTGCAAGGGGTGACTCCGTTTATGATAAATCATTATACGGAGAACATCGTAAGCATGAATAG
- a CDS encoding alpha/beta-type small acid-soluble spore protein: MANNKSSNNNELLVYGAEQAIDQMKYEIASEFGVNLGADTTARANGSVGGEITKRLVQLAEQQLGGGRF; this comes from the coding sequence ATGGCAAACAACAAAAGCAGCAACAACAATGAATTATTAGTATACGGTGCTGAACAAGCAATCGATCAAATGAAATATGAAATCGCTAGCGAATTTGGTGTAAACCTTGGTGCTGATACAACTGCACGTGCAAACGGATCAGTAGGTGGCGAAATCACAAAGCGTCTTGTACAATTAGCTGAGCAACAACTTGGCGGCGGACGTTTCTAA
- a CDS encoding SPW repeat protein — MKTRGVVNAVIGIWFVIAPWMLGFSYNAGATSSSNVFGTLQVIMSFWGTNKLGWKPRQNWVSLITGLWFVLFPFIY; from the coding sequence ATGAAAACAAGAGGTGTTGTGAACGCTGTAATTGGAATTTGGTTTGTTATTGCCCCTTGGATGCTTGGTTTTTCATACAATGCAGGAGCTACTTCATCGAGTAATGTATTTGGAACCCTTCAAGTTATCATGTCTTTTTGGGGAACTAACAAACTAGGGTGGAAGCCACGACAAAACTGGGTTTCGCTCATTACCGGATTATGGTTTGTTCTTTTTCCCTTTATTTATTAA
- a CDS encoding NAD(P)H-dependent oxidoreductase: MKTLVLIAHPNIESSRVNKKWKESVLSETDLTVHDLYETYCDRPINVEFEQQLLLAHDRIVFQFPMYWYSSPPLLKQWFDEVFTFGWAHGPGGTKLTGKEWVLAISIGSPEHSYQAGGYNLFSVSELTKPFQASASLVGMSYLPPFVEYRANKISDYDIIQSSIRYVKHITNTELNPKIRLRNYLKQLAE; this comes from the coding sequence ATGAAAACATTAGTGCTCATTGCACATCCAAATATTGAATCTTCCCGAGTAAATAAAAAGTGGAAGGAATCAGTTTTGAGTGAAACGGATCTAACGGTTCATGACCTTTATGAAACATATTGTGATCGGCCCATTAATGTGGAATTTGAACAACAGCTGCTCCTTGCCCATGATCGTATTGTTTTTCAGTTTCCAATGTACTGGTATAGCAGTCCGCCACTTTTAAAACAGTGGTTTGATGAAGTGTTTACCTTTGGCTGGGCTCATGGTCCTGGCGGAACGAAGCTGACAGGAAAGGAGTGGGTATTGGCTATTTCTATCGGTTCGCCTGAACATTCTTATCAAGCGGGGGGATATAATTTATTTTCAGTAAGCGAATTAACAAAGCCGTTCCAGGCATCTGCTAGTTTAGTTGGGATGAGCTATCTTCCTCCTTTTGTCGAGTATCGTGCAAATAAAATCAGTGACTATGATATCATTCAAAGTTCAATTCGCTATGTAAAGCATATTACAAATACAGAATTAAATCCGAAAATTCGTCTTCGTAACTATTTAAAACAGCTAGCTGAATAA
- a CDS encoding DUF3231 family protein, with protein sequence MQKKNRLTSPEMANLWTHYIRETLSVCVNKYMLHTIQDPEIHSLFQTALHYSLKHIDALKALFKKEKFPIPKGFTEEDVNLEAPPLFTDVLCLKSLYMMSTHGHNEMSLSFTTSLRPDIVDFYYQCNLDAMEIYKKSKDLLVSKQLYQQPRMNMNGS encoded by the coding sequence TTGCAAAAAAAGAATCGATTAACATCTCCTGAAATGGCAAATTTATGGACACACTATATCCGTGAAACATTATCTGTATGTGTAAATAAATATATGCTTCACACGATCCAAGATCCTGAGATACATAGCCTTTTTCAAACAGCTCTTCACTATTCACTTAAACACATAGATGCTTTAAAAGCATTATTTAAGAAAGAGAAGTTTCCTATTCCTAAAGGATTTACAGAAGAAGACGTGAACTTAGAAGCTCCTCCTCTATTTACGGACGTTTTGTGTCTGAAATCCCTTTATATGATGAGCACACACGGACATAATGAAATGAGCCTATCTTTTACGACTTCCTTACGCCCAGACATTGTAGATTTTTATTATCAATGCAACCTTGATGCGATGGAGATTTATAAAAAATCTAAGGACCTTCTTGTTTCAAAACAACTTTATCAGCAACCACGGATGAACATGAATGGTTCATAG